The proteins below are encoded in one region of Vicia villosa cultivar HV-30 ecotype Madison, WI unplaced genomic scaffold, Vvil1.0 ctg.000434F_1_1, whole genome shotgun sequence:
- the LOC131628222 gene encoding uncharacterized protein LOC131628222, with the protein MNLNGWENRLEVYLIHLGSSSSYEFTSSSPMERPMGQKATKRKGKAKEIPNATQDARNKRLVSMERLAQSKEDEIELKVVQLMMKDTSTMSDSQRDIHEKYYDSDNYDQEFWELVEEEFMDDSDEEQEVQNEHQSGSSSRPKRRTTIDRGREEGHNRLFNDYFSENPVYTDVQFRRRFRMHRHKCTSVIRMLAYGSAADIVDGYVRIGESTSIECLQRFVQGVNVVFGAEYLRKPNNTDVEHLLQMGESRGFPGILGSIDCMHWEWKNCPVAWKGQFCRGDHGKPTIMLEAVASQDLWIWHAFFGIAGSNNDINVLNQSNVFNDILERHALNVQYTINGTPYNMGYYLVDGIYPEWATFVKTISMPQGEKKNLFAQHQESARKDVERAFGVLQSRFAIIRGPTRAWHMDTLKHTIYACIILHNMIVEDERHTYGGNFDYSYDNVDDNNSTTETFSGPHLNLATRLQRRASIREKQVHRQLQGDLVEYIWERFGHVDDEI; encoded by the exons atgaacctaaatGGATGGGAGAATCGATTGGAAGTTTACCTCATCCATTTAGGTTCATCTTCAAGTTATGAGTTTACCTCATCATCACCAATGGAGCGTCCAATGGGACAAAAAGCAACAAAAAGGAAGGGTAAGGCAAAGGAAATTCCAAATGCAACGCAAGATGCAAGGAATAAAAGATTAGTGTCAATGGAAAGACTAGCGCAAAGTAAGGAGGACGAGATAGAATTAAAGGTAGTGCAACTAATGATGAAAGACACTTCTACTATGAGCGATAGTCAACGAGatattcatgaaaaatatt ACGATTCAGATAATTACGATCAAGAATTTTGGGAGTTGGTTGAAGAAGAATTTATGGACGACAGTGATGAAGAACAAGAGGTTCAAAATGAACATCAATCTGGAAGTTCCTCTAGGCCAAAGAGAAGAACAACGATAGACCGAGGTCGTGAAGAAGGGCATAATCGATTGTTCAATGACTACTTCTCAGAAAATCCAGTATACACAGATGTTCAATTCCGAAGAAGGTTCAGAATGCATAGGCAT AAATGTACATCTGTTATTCGTATGTTGGCGTATGGATCTGCTGCTGACATTGTAGACGGATATGTTCGAATCGGTGAAAGCACTTCAATTGAGTGCTTACAAAGATTCGTTCAGGGCGTGAATGTTGTATTTGGGGCTGAGTATTTGAGAAAGCCTAACAACACTGATGTTGAACATCTTTTACAAATGGGAGAGTCACGTGGCTTTCCAGGTATATTGGGTTCCATTGATTGTATGCATTGGGAATGGAAAAATTGTCCTGTTGCATGGAAAGGACAGTTTTGTCGAGGTGATCATGGTAAGCCCACAATCATGCTTGAAGCAGTGGCATCACAAGACTTATGGATTTGGCATGCTTTTTTTGGTATTGCAGGTTCAAACAATGACATTAATGTGCTAAACCAATCCAACGTGTTTAACGATATTTTGGAAAGACATGCTCTCAATGTGCAATATACAATCAATGGGACACCATATAACATGGGGTATTATTTAGTAGATGGTATATATCCCGAGTGGGCTACATTTGTCAAGACCATTTCAATGCCACAGGGagaaaagaaaaatttatttgCTCAACATCAAGAATCAGCTAGAAAAGATGTGGAGCGGGCATTTGGAGTGCTTCAATCTCGATTTGCAATTATACGTGGCCCAACACGTGCCTGGCACATGGACACCCTCAAGCATACCATATATGCATGCATAATATTACACAACATGATTGTTGAAGACGAACGACATACATATGGAGGTAATTTTGATTACTCTTATGATAATGTGGATGACAACAACTCAACAACCGAAACATTTAGCGGTCCTCATCTGAATCTTGCAACAAGACTACAAAGAAGAGCAAGTATTCGAGAAAAACAAGTTCATCGTCAACTTCAAGGAGATTTAGTCGAGTATATTTGGGAACGTTTTGGACATGTAGATGATgaaatttaa
- the LOC131628209 gene encoding protein trichome birefringence-like 1: MFDAQQKTKHVKLSLVIIILNQSNPNQSINRISYNPYSHQQSIIFFHSTKKTDTTFSHKPVLTSLFLFLSQTSSMAESTKHVPNSDIKTLFSIFKTTKTIAFAYAFMLAFLSLTLFLAFSPSPNPSSPWFTNFFTTKTSSSSSSIFSFFYHNTTTTSSLPSSPFSNTSRSTNNTSHVSDEAKPQKMINQTANREQEIHMMKSLRKCDFFDGKWVKDNDSYPLYQPGSCNLIDQQFNCISNGRPDQDFQKFKWKPKGCSLPRLDGHKMLDLLRGKRLVFVGDSINRNMWESLICILRNSVKDKSKVFEANGRVHFKGETSYSFIFKDYNFSIELFVSPFLVQEWEYLIKNGTKKETLRLDLVGKSSDQYKDADIIIFNTGHWWTHDKTSKGKDYYQEGSHVYNELNVLEAFRKAITTWSRWVDANINATKSMVFFRGYSSSHFSGGQWNSGGQCDSEIAPIKNENYLRQYPPKMRVLEKVLKNMKTRVTYLNVTKMTDFRKDGHPSIYRKQNLSSDERKSPLMYQDCSHWCLPGVPDTWNEILYAELLMKQYPDQNQNHNQNRH; this comes from the exons ATGTTTGATGCTCAACAGAAAACAAAACATGTCAAACTCTCATTAGTCATCATTATTCTAAATCAATCAAATCCTAATCAATCTATAAATCGAATATCATATAATCCATATTCACACCAACAGTCAATCATCTTTTTCCACTCAACCAAGAAAACCGACACAACATTTTCACACAAACCTGTCTTAACTTCATTGTTTCTTTTTCTGTCTCAAACATCTTCAATGGCTGAATCCACCAAACATGTTCCTAACTCAGACATCAAAACCCTCTTTTCCATCTTCAAAACCACAAAAACCATTGCTTTTGCTTATGCTTTCATGCTTGCTTTTCTTTCTCTCACTCTTTTCTTAGCCTTTTCTCCTTCTCCAAATCCTTCTTCTCCTTGGTTCACCAACTTTTTCACAACCAaaacttcatcatcatcttcttccatttTCTCATTCTTTTACCACAACACAACAACCACTTCTTCATTGCCATCTTCCCCTTTTAGCAACACTTCTAGATCTACCAATAACACTTCTCATGTTTCTGATGAAGCTAAACCTCAGAAGATGATTAATCAAACTGCAAATAGGGAACAAGAGATTCATATGATGAAGTCTTTAAGAAAGTGTGATTTTTTTGATGGTAAATGGGTTAAGGATAATGACTCTTATCCTCTCTATCAACCTGGTTCTTGCAACTTGATTGATCAACAGTTTAATTGTATCAGCAATGGAAGACCTGATCAAGattttcagaaattcaagtggaAACCTAAAGGATGTAGTCTCCCAAG GTTGGATGGACACAAAATGTTGGATTTGTTGAGAGGCAAGAGACTTGTTTTTGTTGGTGATTCCATCAATAGAAACATGTGGGAGTCACTTATTTGCATTCTCAGAAACTCTGTGAAAGACAAAAGTAAAGTTTTTGAAGCAAATGGAAGAGTCCATTTTAAAGGAGAAACCTcttattcattcatattcaaa GATTACAACTTCTCAATCGAGCTTTTCGTATCGCCCTTCTTAGTTCAAGAGTGGGAATATCTCATCAAGAATGGAACGAAAAAGGAAACGCTTCGGCTCGATTTGGTTGGTAAATCATCTGATCAATATAAAGATGCAGATATAATCATCTTCAACACTGGCCATTGGTGGACTCATGATAAAACTTCTAAAGG TAAGGACTATTACCAAGAAGGTAGTCATGTGTATAATGAATTGAATGTTTTGGAGGCATTTCGAAAGGCAATAACAACTTGGAGCAGATGGGTTGATGCCAACATAAATGCAACCAAGTCTATGGTTTTCTTTAGAGGCTATTCGTCTTCGCATTTTAG TGGCGGGCAATGGAATTCAGGTGGACAATGCGACAGTGAAATCGCGCCAATCAAAAATGAAAATTACTTGAGACAATACCCTCCTAAGATGAGAGTTTTGGAAAAGGTACTAAAGAATATGAAGACTCGAGTCACGTACTTAAACGTCACGAAAATGACAGATTTTCGAAAAGATGGTCATCCTTCTATATACAGAAAGCAAAACCTATCATCGGACGAAAGAAAATCGCCGTTGATGTATCAAGATTGCAGCCATTGGTGTCTGCCTGGTGTTCCTGACACATGGAATGAGATTCTCTACGCCGAGCTTCTAATGAAACAGTATCCagatcagaatcagaatcataaTCAAAATCGGCATTAA
- the LOC131628221 gene encoding uncharacterized protein LOC131628221: MDMHPDKSPGPDGFNPGFYQHFWECGQPIRMQDYRPISLCNVIYKVVSKALANRMKPLLEKCVSEEQSTFMEGHSILHNAMIATEIIYTLKRKTKGRRAHMSLKIDISKAYDMVDWGFLRGVMLKMGFDEIWTHWIMMCVTSVHYFVLVNSDIVGPIMPGRGLRANVAEITQLTEVLKTYAKATGQEINLNKSEVFFSRNLSLPAQEDLSKVMGVRHVLGRSLSKAGKEVMIKSVLQAILSYVMSIYILPEAVISDIEKRLNAFWWCGGSNRNGIRWMAWDKLACSKREGGLGFRDFRAFNMAMVAKQGWFIMNNSQALVSRFSKARYFPKTTFFDANLGYNPSFVWRSIWKAREVLTIGCRWSIGDGSHIKVMNEPWIRGRSEGAEEILMVPLLEDVIEDRLVWKEEQDGQYSVRSGCRVWKSRKKYYHPERHKDNWQGLWSILAPPRVKHLIWKICSGCLPSQVRLIQHHVPCPSTCRFCDVAEEDEWHVFIGCLETNSCWRTAGLFDTVAPFITSSNNIKSILLNVCSEVDRKVAGRIAVMIETLWHNRNNFIWNNEKEEASRLGWLAFHRWQDWYMAQNSPDSEAAPALWVGLSVM, encoded by the exons ATGGACATGCATCCTGATAAATCACCGGGGCCTGACGGTTTCAATCCGGGTTTTTACCAGCACTTTTGGGAG TGTGGACAACCAATTAGAATGCAAGATTATCGTCCCATATCACTCTGTAACGTTATTTACAAAGTGGTTTCTAAAGCGTTGGCAAATAGAATGAAGCCTCTCTTGGAAAAGTGTGTATCGGAGGAGCAATCAACTTTTATGGAGGGCCATTCTATATTGCATAATGCCATGATTGCAACCGAAATTATCTACACCCTTAAGAGAAAGACGAAAGGAAGGAGAGCTCATATGTCCCTTAAGATAGATATAAGTAAAGCGTATGACATGGTGGACTGGGGTTTTCTTAGAGGTGTGATGTTGAAGATGGGTTTTGATGAGATATGGACACATTGGATCATGATGTGTGTTACTTCGGTTCACTATTTTGTACTGGTCAACTCGGACATAGTAGGACCTATTATGCCAGGAAGAGGACTCAG GGCCAATGTAGCGGAGATAACACAACTTACGGAGGTTCTTAAAACTTATGCTAAAGCAACTGGTCAGGAGATCAATTTGAATAAATCGGAGGTCTTCTTTAGCCGCAATCTCAGTCTGCCAGCACAGGAGGATCTATCCAAGGTTATGGGAGTTCGACATGTGTTAG GACGATCCTTGTCTAAAGCGGGGAAAGAAGTCATGATCAAATCGGTTCTCCAAGCTATACTGTCGTATGTGATGAGCATCTACATTCTTCCTGAAGCGGTGATTAGTGATATTGAGAAGAGGTTGAATGCGTTCTGGTGGTGTGGGGGTTCTAATCGGAATGGTATTCGATGGATGGCATGGGATAAGTTAGCTTGCTCAAAGAGGGAGGGAGGTCTCGGTTTCAGAGATTTTAGAGCCTTTAACATGGCTATGGTTGCTAAACAGGGTTGGTTTATCATGAATAATTCGCAAGCGTTAGTGTCAAGGTTCTCTAAAGCAAGGTACTTCCCTAAAACTACCTTCTTTGATGCTAATCTTGGTTATAATCCTAGCTTTGTTTGGAGAAGTATTTGGAAAGCAAGGGAGGTTCTAACTATTGGTTGCAGGTGGAGTATAGGTGATGGTAGTCATATAAAAGTGATGAATGAACCTTGGATTCGAGGAAGATCAGAAG GGGCGGAGGAAATCCTTATGGTTCCGCTATTGGAGGATGTTATTGAAGATAGATTGGTTTGGAAAGAAGAGCAGGATGGCCAGTATAGTGTTCGTTCAGGTTGCCGAGTGTGGAAGAGTAGAAAGAAGTACTATCATCCGGAGCGTCATAAGGATAATTGGCAAGGTTTGTGGTCTATTCTTGCACCACCCCGTGTGAAACATCTTATTTGGAAAATTTGTTCAGGATGTTTGCCTTCCCAAGTTCGTCTTATTCAACACCATGTTCCTTGCCCATCTACTTGCCGGTTTTGTGATGTTGCTGAAGAGGATGAATGGCACGTCTTCATTGGGTGTCTTGAAACTAATTCTTGTTGGAGGACAGCAGGTTTGTTCGATACTGTTGCACCCTTTATCACTAGTTCTAATAACATTAAATCGATTCTTTTGAATGTGTGTAGCGAGGTGGATAGGAAGGTGGCAGGTCGTATTGCGGTTATGATTGAAACCTTATGGCATAatagaaataattttatttgGAATAATGAGAAGGAGGAGGCGTCTAGACTTGGTTGGTTAGCTTTCCACAGGTGGCAGGATTGGTATATGGCACAAAATAGTCCTGATAGCGAGGCTGCCCCCGCCCTTTGGGTTGGCTTAAGTGTAATGTAG